One stretch of Rhizoctonia solani chromosome 8, complete sequence DNA includes these proteins:
- a CDS encoding homogentisate 1,2-dioxygenase, whose amino-acid sequence MLRSSSCLLRATPVTHPHPLLSRSITSVTARSSFITKATEKDPYHYQVGFGNRFASEAIPGVLPDGQNMPQKNKYDLYTEAITGSSFVAPRKDNLSAWLYRIRPAVAHQGFAPLPDNPDLESNFLPLNPKVQFSPTQLAWRPFSLPSSGSKVDFLNGLKTLAGSGEPTLNEGLAIHIYTANSSMENRAVVNADGDMLIVPQLGRLDIQTEFGKMMVRPGEICVIQKGIRFKVGLPDGDSRGYIQEIFGSRFELPELGPLGGHGLANARDFEFPIASFDIDQSHWEIVYKLGGKLWSCKQNHTPFDVVAYHGNYIPYKYALEKFVNVGSISKDHIDPSIFCVLTARSKNPSAPLTDFLIFSPRWDVASNTYRPPYYHRNASSEFMGLIYGNYGGRSDDFAPGGASYECGHVAHGVSYEVFKEATEADLQPVRISEGTVAFMMESSLMFTLTDYAIKRSGKLHVHNPSMWDNLDAQFLKHLNSVDQNLKSHGLPGLKKE is encoded by the exons ATGCTTCGCAGTTCGAGCTGTCTCCTTCGTGCAACTCCAGTCACTCATCCCCACCCG TTGCTTTCACGCAGCATTACTTCCGTCACTGCAAGATCAAGTTTTATTACAAAGGCTACCGAGAAGGATCCCTACCACTATCAG GTTGGATTTGGTAACCGGTTCGCGAGTGAGGCTAT ACCGGGTGTACTTCCTGATGGGCAAAATAtgccccagaagaacaaatacGATCTTTATACTGAAGCA ATCACGGGCTCGTCATTTGTGGCACCTCGCAAGGATAATTTGAGCGCCTGGCTGTACAGGATTAGACCCGCCGTAGCCCACCAGGGGTTCGCACCACTCCCCGATAACCCAGAT CTGGAATCCAACTTCTTGCCTCTTAATCCTAAGGTGCAATTTAGCCCAACGCAACTGG CGTGGCGTCCATTTTCGCTCCCTTCATCTGGCTCCAAAGTCGATTTTCTCAATGGTCTAAAAACACTTGCCGGGTCTGGGGAGCCGACGCTCAACGAGGGTCTTGCCATCCATATCTATACCGCCAATTCATCCATGGAGAACCGAGCAGTGGTTAATGCCGACGGTGATATGCTCATTGTTCCTCAACTGGGACGGTTGGATATCCAAACTGAGTTTGGAAAGATGATGGTTCGTCCAGGGGAGATATGCGTTATCCAAAAGGGGATTCGGTTCAAGGTCGGCTTGCCTGATGGCGATTCTAGAGGAT ACATTCAAGAAATTTTCGGCTCACGCTTCGAGCTGCCAGAACTCGGCCCTCTCGGAGGGCATGGTCTCGCTAATGCCCGTGACTTCGAGTTCCCTATCGCGAGCTTCGATATCGATCAGTCTCATTGGGAAA TTGTTTATAAACTTGGTGGAAAGCTATGGTCTTGCAAACAAAACCATACACCTTTTGACGTGGTGGCCTATCATGGAAA CTACATTCCGTACAAATACGCCCTGGAGAAGTTTGTCAACGTGGGCTCGATTTCCAAAGACCATATTGATCC TTCTATTTTTTGTGTTTTGACCGCGAGGTCCAAGAATCCTAGCGCGCCCCTCACCGACTTCCTGATCTTCAGCCCTCGTTGGGACGTGGCAAGCAACACATATCGGCCTCCTTACTATCACCGCAACGC ATCCTCTGAATTTATGGGCTTGATTTATG GCAACTATGGGGGTCGAAGCGACGACTTTGCCCCTGGAGGCGCAAGTTATGAATGTGGTCACGTCGCTCATGGAG TCTCTTACGAAGTGTTCAAAGAAGCTACAGAAGCAGACCTTCAACCTGTGCGGATTAGCGAAGGAACAGTCG CATTCATGATGGAATCGAGTTTGATGTTTACATTAACCGATTATGCGATAAAGAGGAGCGGGAAGTTACATG TACACAACCCGAGCATGTGGGATAACCTGGATGCACAGTTCCTTAAGCATCTGAACTCTGTGGATCAGAATCTGAAAAGCCATGGACTTCCTGGGCTTAAGAAGGAGTGA
- a CDS encoding indoleamine 2,3-dioxygenase, with protein sequence MTQVDPSSKPATPTDVPKSEEKKLVEAKSTAVTAKPLDPTTTGEPQIDTTPLADPKANPDYRPPELVSNTTPKVSFDPTTGGVWQDADSGAMGWGQGQTNDWNKANDDWIRNAKDWETEPGTFGASQWAAQDATAADWGMDTAEIARWWDPQLNQRKPGPGMVAPRAIEMMHNSDHVLYEVTISGNPTPEPQASSALSPKSSVSSTLGALNSPAVGSMPLASPTPGPAPSLPSTSAEPTQAPEPAVPHVLPTDEELRDATPHPAALYCRKHHGWVVLFVSTTSATASHLAAHWCSDPDKKALLSKLPDPSLRTNKDCLDPDASSEWPLSSSTEHKMHHFHKYPNCVAGSGLFPALKRPSTGTKANGDVEMATGSQAQDTQNGFRSGWEQATRAEHLDLYLCCQCKTQILCTPGGSVIPCITPLSSIEGFVQDRSANPKPGQTKEQSALGALEMLLRIVEEPLWIGNNKALPVSGKVFSAKVGWTEHTQRIFEAIGFTIEDNRLAPPLLDATTPEGRASRLKLLRVWVEIGAVIADLTARNPKLVSARKNCIRVKNSREGLAERLGSNPDKIPRVEDLRVLSTIPTRVWDDLGITGSTATPAIVDFAYHAQLRCDPAETPTYYDAIETLSRQSQFPNVSAVQSLVAVEASKGRWSITELQAAAGKLGFGTENIIGSEYIPEDTDDDYIFSAFQAARKLASADPAKRSEIERSLRILAESRASEVLMKRYDEIMAPNYMDTDEAYRVLEVSRDVDDDTLVVVYQVRIDDSPYSKDRMKAALTRVAEDRNSTRLKELVDTGIDPGKAAVVVPQDFPRGLHQLGNTCYLNSLLQYFYTIKELREVIESGSFDLETPISEEDLMKHRIGGRLVTRREVERSKKFVKLLSGLFMQMMCADDAAITPEIELAKLALVTSKDEEEDAAEQSATAEPSEITAKIDGAPEPALAEKPDEAMETQPIEQPEANQAQDTIMQSRPASPPSTIKDGDEDMQLATSTEDDKAQDGDDGDSMVVEMGDDPPSTAEEVEVMPSRKKSTMVPDSGAMMFGKQHDVSEVFDNCMFQIETALRFENPASSEEAGSGTIKKLFYGKLLQRLSPIIDPTSSPTTSKRMATVHEKEDLFSHLLVNVSDEGFDLYDGLSGYFEDEVEHGGRRSRMEVSLLDLPPILQIQLQRVQFNRETMQAFKSNAYIKFEETLLLDRFLANMDPVKKAQSKNIELELAACRERLRALGQVDSNKLTASIDGAKKFLYSIKDEHVDVDDELLAHLKEEVISIEEEIADKRTRCQQLKEQLEAFWKDEREAEYHLASVFIHRGTSPSFGHYFFYARHLPGKPDEWFKYNDSEVIAVPKDEVLADGTGSTANPYLYSISHLTGFAPPKPKAPAVKFSSPSLDPWLDVSLKIATLLTESNEAFRSAVEKLPLLAVPDSAPIEEWRLAYTVLSTVAAAYIWGKDPESGIVDKLPYVIACPLQDVADALGVEPGLTYIVGGIWNHQYREERSSEEDGQLDTIVSFTDAPDETHFNLTTLRVERAGGDGLLQGLIVSQLVARAIRLTMSASHNHNSHDHGPHSHQKPGNLMSLDEVHQAMADAFHKMETSISQCTVELSKMRNGCGVDFFYNKLRPFLGGFGSHPSQPNGVFYPSSPDGTKGEWLKLSGATAGQSSLFQAFDTLLMVVHPNNQDQGPFAKKMRKAMPASHVQFLETIPTLPSIRGYIQSLLSKPESSPGERAVIGGYNATVRELEGFRNEHIKIVTLYVIGPARRAQQTTAGGAEDDSQMRGTGGSNLARLLKGMRDDTKRTTLERE encoded by the exons ATGACTCAAGTAGATCCCTCTTCCAAGCCTGCGACCCCGACTGATGTCCCAAAGTCTGAGGAGAAGAAACTAGTAGAGGCCAAGTCAACAGCTGTTACTGCTAAGCCGCTAGATCCCACCACGACTGGAGAGCCACAGATCGACACTACCCCGCTCGCCGATCCTAAAGCAAACCCAGATTATCGTCCACCAGAATTAGTGTCGAACACAACTCCCAAAGTCTCGTTTGATCCTACAACGGGTGGAGTATGGCAAGACGCAGACAGTGGCGCTATGGGCTGGGGACAGGGTCAAACTAATGACTGGAACAAAGCCAACGATGACTGGATTCGAAACGCTAAAGATTGGGAAACTGAACCAGGAACCTTTGGTGCCAGCCAGTGGGCAGCACAGGACGCAACGGCAGCCGACTGGGGGATGGATACGGCCGAAATAGCTCGATGGTGGGATCCGCAGCTGAACCAGCGAAAGCCTGGTCCCGGGATGGTTGCTCCCCGGGCAATCGAAATGATGCACAACTCTGATCACGTCTTGTACGAAGTCACGATTTCCGGGAATCCGACCCCCGAGCCTCAGGCGTCCTCTGCGTTGTCCCCGAAATCATCCGTCTCTTCTACCTTGGGTGCGTTGAACTCGCCTGCTGTCGGGTCTATGCCGCTAGCTTCGCCTACACCCGGGCCCGCGCCGTCTCTTCCCTCCACATCAGCAGAGCCAACTCAAGCCCCAGAACCCGCGGTTCCACACGTGCTTCCGACGGACGAAGAGCTCCGCGATGCAACCCCTCATCCTGCTGCGCTATATTGTCGCAAGCATCACGGCTGGGTCGTCCTGTTCGTTTCTACCACCTCTGCCACCGCATCCCATTTGGCCGCGCATTGGTGTTCCGATCCCGACAAGAAAGCTCTTTTGAGTAAGCTTCCTGACCCATCCCTTCGCACCAACAAGGACTGCCTAGACCCCGACGCATCCTCCGAATGGCCCCTGAGCTCGAGTACAGAGCACAAGATGCACCATTTCCACAAGTATCCCAACTGCGTTGCCGGTTCTGGGCTGTTCCCCGCTTTGAAACGACCGAGCACGGGGACTAAAGCCAACGGCGACGTCGAAATGGCAACTGGATCACAGGCGCAGGATACCCAAAATGGATTTCGCTCGGGCTGGGAACAGGCGACTCGTGCAGAGCATTTGGATCTCTATCTCTGTTGCCAGTGCAAAACTCAAATACTGTGCACACCGGGCGGGAGTGTTATACCCTGTATTACTCCGCTGAGCTCCATAGAAGGCTTTGTTCAGGATAGATCTGCGAATCCTAAGCCGGGACAGACCAAGGAACAGAGCGCGCTGGGGGCTCTAGAGATGTTATTACG GATTGTAGAGGAACCGTTGTGGATCGGCAATAACAAAGCTCTGCCGGTGTCTGGAAAGGTTTTCAGTGCCAAGGTAGGGTGGACTGAGCATAC TCAACGAATTTTCGAAGCCATTGGCTTTACTATCGAGGATAACCGCCTTGCCCCGCCCTTACTCGATGCGACCACACCCGAAGGCCGTGCTTCCCGGCTAAAACTATTGCGAGTTTGGGTAGAAATTGGGGCAGTGATTGCTGATCTTACTGCGCGAAACC CCAAGCTGGTCTCAGCCCGAAAAAATTGCATACGGGTGAAGAACAGTCGTGAGGGCTTGGCAGAGCGTCTTGGATCCAACCCTGATAAAA TACCTCGAGTTGAGGACCTCAGAGTTCTAAGCACCATACCAACCAGAGTTTGGGATGATCTCGGAATAACCGGTTCTACCGCTACCCCAG CGATTGTTGATTTTGCGTATCATGCTCAGCTTCGTTGTGATCCTGCCGAAACCCCCACATACTACGATGCAATCGAAACACTCTCTCGACAATCCCAATTCCCAAACGTCTCGGCAGTTCAGTCTCTTGTAGCAGTAGAAGCCTCAAAAGGCCGATGGTCTATCACCGAACTCCAAGCCGCGGCCGGGAAACTCGGGTTCGGAACGGAAAATATCATCGGTTCAGAATACATACCTGAAGACACTGACGACGATTATATATTTTCAGCGTTCCAGGCGGCTAGGAAACTGGCCAGCGCGGATCCGGCCAAGCGCTCAGAGATCGAGCGCAGTTTGAGAATTCTGGCAGAATCCAGAGCGAGCGAGGTGCTCATGAAGCGTTACGATGAGATTATGGCGCCAAATTATATGGACACCGATGAGGCGTATAGGGTTTTGGAAGTCAGTCGAGATGTGGACGATGATACGCTGGTGGTAGTTTATCAAGTTCGA ATCGACGACTCTCCTTACTCCAAGGACCGTATGAAAGCCGCACTCACGCGCGTGGCCGAGGATCGAAATAGTACGCGACTCAAGGAACTAGTAGATACGGGGATAGATC CTGGAAAGGCTGCGGTGGTGGTACCTCAAGATTTCCCTCGTGGACTGCACCAGCTCGGCAATACATGCTACCTGAACTCTCTGCTCCAGTACTTTTACACCATCAAAGAACTCCGCGAAGTGATCGAGAGCGGGAGTTTTGATCTCGAAACGCCAATTTCGGAGGAAGACCTCATGAAGCACCGGATTGGGGGACGGTTGGTTACTCGCCGTGAAGTCGAGAGGTCCAAGAAAT TTGTCAAGCTTTTGAGTGGGCTTTTCATGCAGATGATGTGTGCGGACGATGCAGCCATCACCCCGGAAATCGAACTCGCCAAATTGGCGCTTGTTACTTCTAaagacgaggaggaggaTGCTGCTGAACAATCTGCTACAGCCGAGCCCTCGGAGATAACTGCCAAAATCGACGGTGCACCTGAACCAGCTCTTGCAGAGAAACCCGATGAAGCAATGGAGACTCAACCTATTGAGCAGCCCGAGGCCAATCAGGCTCAAGACACGATAATGCAATCAAGACCGGCAAGCCCCCCGTCGACAATCAAGGATGGAGACGAAGATATGCAGTTGGCCACGTCCACAGAAGACGACAAGGCTCAAGATGGCGATGATGGGGATTCTATGGTCGTAGAAATGGGCGATGATCCACCCAGCACTGCTGAAGAGGTTGAAGTCATGCCTTCTCGGAAGAAATCCACAATGGTGCCTGATTCTGGCGCGATGATGTTTG GGAAACAGCACGACGTCTCTG AGGTCTTTGACAACTGCATGTTCCAAATCGAAACAGCACTTCGGTTCGAAAACCCAGCAAGCTCGGAAGAAGCAGGAAGTGGGACAATTAAGAA ACTTTTCTATGGCAAATTGCTCCAACGCTTGAGCCCTATCATCGACCCTACCAGTAGCCCAACGACGTCGAAACGTATGGCGACCGTGCATGAGAAGGAAGATTTATTCTCGCATTTACTTGTAAACGTATCTGACGAAGGTTTTGATTTGTACGACGGGTTGAGCGGGTATTTTGAGGACGAGGTCGAACACGGAGGCAGGAGATCTAGAATGGAGGTTTCGCTTTTGGATCTTCCTCCAATTCTTCAGATCCAGCTGCAA CGAGTACAATTCAACCGCGAGACTATGCAAGCGTTCAAATCGAATGCATACATCAAATTTGAGGAAACACTGCTGTTGGACAGATTTTTGGCCAACATGGATCCCGTGAAGAAAGCCCAAAGTAAAAATATCGAGTTGGAATTGGCTGCCTGTAGGGAACGACTACGAGCTTTGGGACAAGTAGAC AGTAACAAGCTTACTGCGTCGATCGACGGTGCCAAGAAATTCTTATACTCGATTAAGGACGAGCATGTCGACGTTGATGATGAACTCCTTGCGCATCTAAAAGAAGAGGTCATATCTATTGAGGAAGAGATAGCTGACAAACGTACACGATGCCAGCAGCTCAAAGAGCAGCTCGAAGCATTTTGGAAGGACGAACGAGAAGCTGAATATCACCTTGCATCGGTCTTTATACACAGGGGAACATCACCCTCTTTTGGACACTACTTTTTCTACGCCCGACATCTCCCCGGAAAACCAGACGAGTGGTTCAAGTATAATGACAGCGAGGTGATCGCCGTCCCCAAGGATGAGGTTCTGGCAGATGGCACTGGCTCGACAGCCAATCCATATCTT TACTCTATCTCACATTTGACGGGGTTTGCTCCGCCCAAGCCAAAGGCTCCCGCCGTCAAGTTTTCATCTCCAAGCCTTGATCCATGGCTCGATGTCTCTCTAAAGATCGCCACTCTATTGACCGAGTCAAACGAAGCGTTTAGGTCTGCTGTTGAAAAGCTGCCTCTTCTCGCTGTTCCCGATAGTGCTCCAATCGAAGAATGGCGATTGGCGTATACAGTCCTATCGACCGTCGCAGCGGCCTATATCTGGGGCAAAGATCCGGAATCGGGCATAGTCGATAAGCTTCCATATGTGATTGCTTGTCCCCTCCAGGATGTCGCAGACGCTCTCGGCGTGGAACCTGGTTTGACCTATATCGTAGGAGGAATCTGGAATCACCAGTATCGTGAAGAAAGGTCAAGCGAAGAAGATGGCCAGTTGGATACTATCGTCTCTTTTACGGATGCTCCAGATGAAACACACTTCAATTTAACGACGCTCCGGGTTGAACGTGCTGGCGGAGATGGTCTTCTCCAAGGATTGATCGTCTCCCAACTTGTAGCACGCGCTATTCGGTTGACCATGTCGGCATCTCACAATCATAACTCTCATGATCATGGTCCTCACAGTCACCAAAAACCAGGGAACCTCATGTCGCTGGACGAAGTCCATCAAGCTATGGCTGATGCTTTCCACAAAATGGAGACGTCCATCTCTCAATGCACCGTCGAACTCTCCAAGATGCGGAACGGATGTGGTGTTGACTTCTTTTACAACAAGTTGAGGCCATTCCTTGGAGGGTTCGGTTCT CATCCCAGTCAACCCAATGGCGTGTTCTATCCCTCTTCTCCCGACggaaccaagggagaatGGCTCAAACTTAGCGGCGCGACAGCCGGACAGTCATCTCTCTTCCAAGCATTCGATACATTACTCATGGTCGTCCACCCGAACAACCAAGACCAAGGTCCTTTCGCGAAGAAGATGAGGAAAGCTATGCCGG CATCCCATGTCCAATTTCTTGAGACAATACCTACGCTGCCTTCGATTAGGGGTTATATCCAATCGCTTCTTTCCAAGCCCGAATCGTCGCCGGGAGAACGCGCCGTGATCGGAGGCTACAATGCCACGGTGCGAGAACTCGAAGGGTTCAGGAACGAACATATCAAAATCGTTACCCTGTATGTGATCGGGCCAGCTCGACGTGCCCAACAAACTACTGCAGGTGGAGCAGAGGATGATTCACAAATGCGCGGTACGGGTGGGAGTAACTTGGCGAGATTGCTCAAGGGGATGAGGGATGATACGAAGCGGACCACGCTAGAACGCGAATGA
- a CDS encoding calnexin, with protein sequence MRAVAGASLVALAAAASVAAEKPTFTPTDVKGAFVEQFTDDWAGRWTPSKATKKTPVGSETFSYVGQWEVEESSVRPAIVGDKGLVAKSKASHHAISAPFAAPIDPKGKPFVVQYEAKFQKGGNCGGGYLKLLEEGFNSEEFSDKTPWVVMFGQDLTCPGSKVHFIFRHQNPITKEWEEKHLKSAPTPHVGENTNLYTLIVNPDNTFEILINNESNTKGNLLESFEPPVNPPKEIDDPEDKKPSDWVDEEKIADPAASKPEDWDEDAPREIPDEEATQPEGWLTDEPLTIPDPDAEKPEEWDDEEDGDWIAPTIPNPKCTEGPGCGPWVRPMKANPAYKGKWSAPLIDNPAYKGVWSPRKIENPNYFEDLHPANLNKIGGVGIEIWTMTEDILFDNIYVGNSPQDAAKLAKETFVVKQKIEKELADAEKPKSEPSTEEAPAFAEQPVAFLRHKALQFVEAAKEDPVGAFKSQPETGAVLLAVLLTFLGSLGALFGVIGGSGVQKPATAPTKAKKQQVAADAAASAKTPVAPAGEEKQKQQGDLKKRAAAK encoded by the exons ATGCGTGCTGTTGCCGGAGCCTCTCTTGTTGCGCTTGCTGCCGCCGCTAGTGTGGCGGCTGAAAAGCCTACATTCACA CCCACCGATGTCAAGGGCGCGTTTGTCGAGCAATTCACTGACGACTGGGCGGGCCGATGGACTCCTAGCAAGGCCACCAAGAAGACACCGGTTGGAAGCGAGACGTTCTCGTACGTCGGCCAGTGGGAAGTCGAGGAGTCCTCGGTGCGACCTGCCATCGTCGGCGATAAGGGCCTCGTCGCCAAGTCCAAGGCCTCTCACCACGCCATCTCGGCTCCCTTTGCTGCCCCCATCGATCCCAAGGGCAAGCCATTTGTCGTTCAGTACGAGGCCAAGTTCCAGAAGGGCGGCAACTGTGGTGGTGGATACCTCAAGCTGCTCGAGGAAGGCTTCAACAGCGAGGAGTTCTCCGACAAGACTCCCTGGGTTGTGATGTTCGGTCAGGACTTGACTTGCCCTGGATCTAAG GTGCACTTCATCTTCAGGCACCAGAACCCGATCACCAAAGAGTGGGAAGAGAAGCATCTCAAGTCGGCCCCTACTCCTCATGTCGGAGAGAACACCAACCTTTACACCCTCATTGTCAA CCCTGACAATACCTTTGAAATCCTCATCAACAACGAATCTAACACCAAGGGCAACCTTCTTGAGAGCTTCGAGCCTCCCGTCAACCCACCCAAGGAGATTGATGATCCCGAGGACAAGAAGCCCTCTGACTGGGTTGATGAGGAAAAGATTGCCGACCCCGCCGCCTCCAAGCCTGAAGACTGGGATGAGGACGCGCCTCGCGAGATCCCTGACGAGGAGGCCACTCAACCCGAGGGCTGGCTCACCGACGAGCCTCTTACCATCCCGGATCCCGACGCTGAGAAGCCCGAGGAGTGGGATGACGAGGAGGACGGTGACTGGATTGCTCCTACCATCCCGAACCCCAAGTGTACCGAAGGTCCCGGTTGCGGCCCCTGGGTCCGCCCGATGAAGGCCAACCCTGCCTACAAGGGCAAGTGGAGTGCTCCTTTGATCGACAACCCCGCCTACAAGGGCGTGTGGTCGCCTCGCAAGATTGAGAACCCCAACTACTTTGAGGATCTCCACCCCGCCAACCTCAACAAGATT GGTGGTGTCGGTATTGAGATCTGGACCATGACCGAGGACATCCTCTTTGATAACATCTATGTCGGCAACTCGCCCCAAGATGCTGCGAAACTCGCCAAGGAGACGTTTGTCGTTAAGCAAAAGATCGAGAAGGAGCTTGCTGACGCTGAGAAGCCCAAGTCGGAGCCATCCACCGAAGAGGCACCCGCATTTGCCGAGCAGCCAGTGGCTTTCCTCAGGCACAAGGCCCTGCAGTTTGTCGAGGCTGCCAAGGAGGACCCCGTCGGGGCCTTCAAGTCCCAACCAGAGACCGGCGCCGTCCTCTTGGCCGTTTTGCTCACCTTTTTGGGAAGCCTCGGTGCTCTCTTTGGTGTTATCGGTGGAAGTGGCGTGCAGAAGCCTGCGACTGCACCCACTAAGGCGAAGAAGCAACAGGTTGCCGCCGATGCTGCCGCGAGCGCAAAGACTCCTGTTGCGCCTGCTGGAGAGGAGAAGCAGAAGCAGCAGGGCGATTTGAAGAAGCGAGCGGCGGCCAAGTGA
- a CDS encoding thioredoxin-like protein gives MPLIHSPRPNLLASLGGNAPPTRPFLIFYSDIVDGQMWCPDCRNVENVVKQAFEPVDGPTGIIRWVGNRADWKSPSNVYRKEFNISSVPTIIRLKDGKEDARLVDREILDSAKLKEFLQG, from the exons ATGCCACTTATCCACTCTCCGCGACCAAATCTCCTTGCATCGCTTGGAGGAAATGCGCCTCCCACGCGGCCATTTCTAATCTTCTATTCTGATATTGTCGATGGTCAAATGTGGTGTCCT GATTGCCGCAATGTCGAAAACGTTGTGAAGCAAGCTTTCGAACCTGTTGACGGACCGACAGGCATCATACGCTGGGTAGGAAACCGCGCAGA cTGGAAATCGCCTTCCAATGTGTACCGGAAAGAGTTTAATATTAGCTCAGTCCCTACTATTATTCGGCTCAAGGAT GGCAAAGAAGACGCACGTCTGGTCGACCGTGAAATTCTGGACTCGGCCAAACTCAAAGAGTTCCTTCAGGGCTGA
- a CDS encoding FAD-binding domain protein, whose protein sequence is MTASSLSNDTRCTDNLNSGRIPNTRLNVVVVGCGLGGLACALSLQRAGHNAVILEAARSIGEIGAGIQVTPNLSRILIRWGLRDELEKLAVVPQAIVFRRYKNGEKVGGSVWGSKMERDHGSPYYHIHRADLHRMLYKLVEQAGVKVRLASTVKSINPLAPSVTLFGGETMHCDLIVGADGVKSMIREVVVGGPDRPQPTGDAAYRAIIPAEKMRGDPELEALLENPEMTAWMGPGRHIMAYCIRGREEYNMVLIHPDGRDGSAPAVESWTAEGSVEEMRRDFSGWEPRIQKLINLIPSTLKWLLADRQPLDKWVHDSGKVVLLGDSCHPMLPYRAQGAAMAIEDAVVLGGLLSGVRGPDDLPRLLRAYQALRLPRTAETQKSARLNQFIFHLPDGPEQVARDADMKLAMDWEQDLLNRQNGKNGSSLKEERSWAGNMNQWADQTKNKLQFAYDAFAVVEEWWKQNS, encoded by the exons ATGACTGCCAGCTCGCTATCCAATGATACACGATGTACAGATAATCTCAACAGTGGTCGAATACCTAACACGCGGCTGaacgtcgtcgtcgtcggttGTGGGTTAGGTGGATTAGCTTGCGCATTAAGCCTTCAAAGGGCTGGGCACAACGCTGTCATATTAGAAGCTGCTCGTAGTATTGGAGAA ATAGGAGCTGGAATACAAGTCACCCCGAATTTGTCGCGTATTTTGATTAGGTGGGGACTGAGGGACGAATTAGAAAAACTGG CGGTGGTTCCCCAAGCTATCGTGTTCCGACGTT ACAAAAACGGAGAGAAAGTCGGTGGTTCAGTATGGGGCTCAAAAATGGAGCGCGACCACGGCTCCCCGTACTACCATATTCAT CGCGCCGACTTACATCGTATGCTTTATAAACTCGTGGAGCAAGCTGGTGTCAAAGTTCGGCTTGCGTCTACGGTAAAATCAATCAACCCGTTGGCACCGTCGGTGACTCTCTTCGGCGGAGAAACGATGCACTGCGATCTCATAGTAGGAGCAGATGGAGTGAAAAGTATGATTCGCGAGGTGGTTGTTGGAGGCCCTGATAGGCCTCAACCTACCGGGGACGCGGCGTATCG CGCCATAATACCAGCAGAAAAGATGAGAGGAGACCCGGAATTGGAAGCGCTCTTGGAAAACCCCGAG ATGACGGCTTGGATGGGCCCAGGGAGACATATCATGGCCTACTGCATCCGGGGCCGCGAAGAATATAACATGGTATTAATCCATCCCGACGGTCGCGACGGCTCGGCGCCGGCAGTTGAAAGCTGGACTGCGGAAGGGAGTGTCGAAGAGATGCGTAGAGACTTCAGCGGTTGGGAGCCTAG GATCCAGAAACTGATAAACCTCATCCCGTCCACGCTGAAATGGCTACTTGCCGATCGTCAGCCCTTAGATAAATGGGTCCATGATTCCGGAAAGGTAGTACTCTTGGGAGACTCCTGTCACCCTATGCTG ccttacaGGGCGCAAGGTGCGGCAATGGCA ATTGAAGATGCAGTTGTGTTGGGTGGATTGTTATCTGGAGTGCGCGGCCCAGATGATCTTCCCCGGCTGCTCCGAGCATATCAGGCCCTCCGGCTGCCAAGGACTGCTGAAACGCAGAAGTCCGCAAGACTGAATCAGTTCATTTTTCATCTTCCGGACGGCCCTGAGCAGGTAGCTCGGGATGCTGATATGAAATTAGCAATGGACTGGGAACAGGATTTGCTGAACAGGCAGAACGGTAAGAATGGATCATCATTAAAGGAAGAGCGTTCATGGGCAGGAAACATGAACCAATGGGCGGACCAAACGAAGAATAAACTCCAGTTCGCATACGATGCATTTGCGGTGGTCGAGGAATGGTGGAAACAGAATAGTTAA
- a CDS encoding cleavage stimulation factor subunit 2 — MEEEKMFELLTSVKNMVKTDPTQARAALTSHPNLAYALMKEMVALDVVEPEVLTRTLQAAATGAQPPQNQATLPQQQQQQQQQQAYPPPSNGTPSYPSYPAPGSAPAYGTPQPGPYQQPPPSSTPSYSTPYPSTSTPTYPPAPVPSYPPVPTPSYPPSYPPQPPQSHSQPPSMPPQAYQARQQQQQQQQLPVQSRAPASAPPPGMGSVPGLAPEQQAMVQRLALLTPDQIAALPPSDRVALIELRRQLGLE; from the exons ATGGAGGAAGAGAAAATGTTTGAGCTTCTTACGAGCGTAAAA AATATGGTCAAAACCGACCCAACGCAGGCCCGCGCCGCACTCACCTCCCACCCGAACCTTGCCTACGCGCTCATGAAGGAAATGGTAGCTTTGGATGTGGTTGAACCCGAAGTCCTGACG AGGACACTACAAGCGGCTGCTACGGGCGCACAACCGCCTCAAAACCAGGCGACTTTACCtcagcagcaacaacaacaacagcagcagcaggcGTACCCGCCTCCCAGCAACGGTACACCTTCGTATCCGTCGTATCCGGCGCCAGGCTCAGCGCCAGCGTATGGCACGCCCCAGCCTGGACCGTACCAACAGCCTCCTCCTTCATCGACACCGTCGTACTCGACACCTTATCCGTCTACTTCTACACCGACTTATCCTCCTGCTCCGGTTCCATCTTATCCTCCTGTACCGACACCGTCCTACCCGCCTAGCTATCCGCCCCAACCACCTCAAAGTCATTCTCAGCCCCCGAGTATGCCGCCACAGGCATACCAGGCGCgtcaacagcagcagcagcagcagcagctcCCTGTTCAATCGCGTGCACCTGCCTCGGCACCTCCTCCGGGGATGGGCAGTGTTCCAGGTCTGGCGCCTGAACAACAG GCAATGGTTCAAAGACTCGCTCTCTTGACTCCAGACCAAATTGCCGCGCTTCCTCCCTCGGATCGTGTCGCTTTGATAGAACTG AGACGACAACTGGGGCTAGAATAA